From the genome of Notolabrus celidotus isolate fNotCel1 chromosome 5, fNotCel1.pri, whole genome shotgun sequence, one region includes:
- the LOC117812255 gene encoding protocadherin-10-like yields the protein MDTPGAKKSLFGKWHAVCRLALLTCVLDAARGQIRYSIPEELEHGAFIGNIAEDLGLDLNKLSARRFRLVSGARKQYVEVNLENGVLFVNERIDREELCEQSLSCSFHLQVVIENPLELYRVEMEILDVNDNSPSFPWSEFNLDISESAVPGSRFPLESAQDLDVGSNSLRTYLLSVNEHFLLDIQTRSDGSKFAELVLQSSLDREQQSAHQMVLTAVDGGAPERSGTAQIDITVLDANDNAPVFDQSFYRVRLAENAPKGTVVIKLNASDLDEGPNADITYSFSGHAPLKVRQLFSVDARTGEIKVKGVIDYEKARMHEIYVQAKDKGPSAVAVHCKVLVNVLDKNDNLPEVILTSVSTPVQEDAPPGTVIAVISVMDKDSGENGNVDCEIPHHVPFQLHSSFKNYYTLVTSDFLDREGVAEYNITLTARDMGSPPLFTRKTILVQVSDVNDNAPRFKQPSYTVYLTENNAPGASICSVTAQDPDSGQNAYLSYSIMDADIQGMAMSTYVSINSDNGNIYALRSFDHEQLKNFQITVQAQDAGFPPLISNVTVNIFILDQNDNAPVIVSPVTRNGTAPSESLPRYADAGHLVTKISAVDADAGQNSRLFYQMLQATDPSLFSVALYTGEIRTIRQLVEKDPTRHRLVILVKDNGQPPLSATVSIILSVVDSLPDLQPDLGDLSLSPHHSSNFTLYLIVSLGAISFTFLVAIIVLVTVRRLKGRPSNRESKFPSMSSGCCSGCCTRSEASTTSEVFKKSNLNIRMSAGAPGCADSTSNGAVPQVYCYKMCLTPESSKSDFMFLKPCSPVMSVQQNNAKSTDYLTSGWSALDRNELANNRATTPNELKYSNKDWTLTKNQRNSAYKRYSSANMEGTLSRQQKYDAEGFSCPVAPQYWTWGNHMKDCKMSLQEGAVPNYSWVPKYTQPHSEPPDYQHNVYIPGTTSDYSTLKLAPRGELDVYNTFSTFGKKKKYISHYEQSFDRDDGIISNDIFN from the exons ATGGACACACCAGGAGCGAAGAAGAGTCTATTTGGGAAATGGCACGCAGTGTGCCGTTTAGCGTTGCTCACTTGTGTCTTGGATGCAGCCCGGGGACAGATCCGCTACTCTATCCCTGAGGAGTTGGAGCATGGAGCTTTTATTGGCAATATTGCAGAGGACCTGGGCTTGGATTTGAACAAGCTCTCTGCGCGCAGATTCCGGTTAGTCTCGGGAGCCAGGAAGCAATATGTGGAGGTGAATTTGGAAAACGGAGTTTTATTtgtcaatgaaagaattgaccGTGAGGAACTATGCGAGCAGAGTTTGTCCTGTTCCTTTCACCTGCAGGTGGTCATAGAAAACCCTCTGGAGCTGTACAGGGTAGAGATGGAAATATTGGACGTAAATGATAACTCTCCTAGCTTCCCATGGAGCGAGTTCAATCTGGACATATCAGAGTCGGCTGTGCCAGGATCTCGTTTCCCACTTGAGAGCGCACAGGATTTGGACGTCGGTTCCAACTCGTTGCGCACCTATTTACTGAGCGTaaatgaacattttcttttggaTATACAGACGCGCAGTGATGGCAGTAAATTTGCAGAGTTAGTCCTACAGAGCTCACTGGACAGAGAGCAGCAAAGTGCGCATCAAATGGTCCTAACTGCGGTGGATGGGGGCGCGCCGGAGAGATCCGGCACTGCGCAAATTGATATCACAGTTTTGGATGCAAATGATAACGCGCCTGTGTTTGATCAGTCATTTTACAGAGTTAGACTTGCTGAGAACGCACCAAAAGGCACAGTTGTTATAAAACTCAATGCGTCCGATCTAGACGAGGGTCCCAATGCTGATATAACCTACTCATTCAGCGGCCACGCTCCACTCAAAGTGCGCCAGCTCTTCAGTGTAGACGCGCGCACGGGGGAAATCAAAGTCAAAGGCGTTATAGATTATGAAAAGGCTAGGATGCATGAAATTTATGTTCAAGCTAAAGATAAAGGCCCATCGGCTGTGGCAGTTCACTGTAAAGTGCTAGTGAATGTTTTGGATAAAAACGACAACCTCCCAGAGGTGATCCTCACATCCGTGTCCACACCTGTCCAGGAGGACGCACCCCCGGGAACAGTGATAGCTGTCATTAGCGTAATGGACAAAGACTCAGGTGAAAACGGGAATGTGGACTGTGAGATCCCCCATCATGTCCCATTTCAACTCCACTCATCCTTTAAGAACTACTACACATTAGTAACTTCGGATTTTCTGGACAGAGAGGGAGTCGCTGAGTACAACATCACCCTCACTGCCAGAGATATGGGCTCTCCACCTTTATTCACGCGGAAAACTATTCTGGTCCAAGTGTCTGATGTAAATGATAACGCGCCTCGCTTCAAGCAGCCCTCGTATACTGTGTATCTGACAGAGAATAACGCGCCGGGTGCTTCTATCTGCTCTGTGACAGCGCAGGATCCCGATTCTGGCCAAAACGCATACCTTTCCTACTCTATAATGGATGCTGATATTCAGGGAATGGCCATGTCCACGTATGTGTCCATCAACTCAGACAACGGGAACATTTACGCACTGCGATCGTTTGACCACGAGCAACTTAAAAACTTTCAGATCACGGTTCAGGCGCAAGACGCAGGTTTCCCGCCTCTGATCAGCAACGTTACGGTAAATATCTTCATTCTGGACCAGAACGATAATGCACCTGTTATTGTTTCACCAGTCACCCGAAATGGCACAGCACCCAGCGAATCATTGCCCAGATATGCAGACGCCGGTCACCTTGTCACCAAAATCAGCGCAGTGGACGCAGACGCGGGTCAAAACTCGCGTCTCTTTTATCAGATGCTCCAAGCAACAGATCCAAGCTTGTTCAGCGTAGCCCTCTACACGGGGGAAATCAGGACAATCCGCCAGCTGGTGGAGAAAGACCCCACGAGGCATAGACTGGTCATTCTCGTGAAGGACAATGGTCAGCCGCCCCTCTCGGCCACAGTTTCCATCATCCTGTCAGTGGTTGACAGCCTGCCAGATTTACAGCCCGATTTGGGTGACCTGTCACTAAGCCCGCATCACAGTTCTAACTTCACCCTCTACTTAATCGTGTCTCTGGGCGCAATATCCTTCACGTTTCTGGTGGCTATAATCGTCCTGGTTACAGTGCGCAGACTGAAGGGCAGACCGTCCAACAGAGAGTCCAAATTTCCCTCCATGAGTTCAGGCTGCTGCAGCGGTTGCTGCACACGCTCAGAAGCATCCACCACCTCAGAAGTGTTCAAAAAGTCCAACCTGAACATTCGGATGTCCGCAGGCGCACCCGGCTGCGCAGATTCAACCAGCAACGGCGCAGTTCCGCAGGTCTACTGTTACAAAATGTGTCTGACCCCAGAATCGTCCAAAAGTGACTTCATGTTCCTCAAACCCTGCAGCCCAGTGATGTCAGTACAGCAGAACAACGCCAAGAGCACAGACTATCTGACCTCTGGCTGGAGCGCGCTGGACCGGAATGAGCTGGCCAACAACAGAGCAACGACCCCAAATGAG CTCAAGTATTCAAACAAGGACTGGACCTTGACCAAGAACCAACGCAACTCAGCCTACAagag GTATAGTTCAGCAAACATGGAAGGCACTCTCTCCCGTCAACAAAAGTATGATGCTGAAGGATTCTCTTGCCCTGTAGCTCCTCAGTACTGGACCTGGGGAAACCACATGAAAG actgcAAGATGTCTCTTCAAGAGGGAGCAGTTCCTAACTACTCTTGGGTTCCAAAGTACACTCAGCCTCATTCTGAGCCTCCAGATTACCAGCACAATGTCTATATACCTGGCACCACGTCTGACTACAGCACTCTGAAGCTGGCACCCAGAGGAGAGCTGGATGTCTACAACACCTTCTCTACatttggaaagaaaaagaaatacatcTCACACTATGAACAATCTTTTGACAGAGATGATGGTATCATAAGCAATGACATCTTCAATTGA
- the LOC117812256 gene encoding protocadherin alpha-C2-like isoform X2, translating to MMALFVAPLRTRLIVPVFTFMAVWGCALSITRYSIPEEMEEGSFVANLATDLGLDVRSLVQRSAKLDVIHSKNYLDINKETGELIIREKIDRESICMTKTTSCFLKMDVILENPIRIFNIELEIMDINDNAPLFRRKTMHLDISEATPPGERFSLTNAVDADVGANSIKTYYLSESKYFNIDIQTGSDGSKYVDLVLSGNLDREEHSVHNLILTAVDGGVPPRSGTASIVINVLDINDNAPLFSQPVYAVNVSENSAAGTVVMTLNATDLDEGTNAQLVYSYTLYTSEKTQEVFSLDPNSGEIKVKGVIDYEESQSFEMHIQAQDRGANPRSGQCKVLLNVTDLNDNYPEVTIKSVKSSLTEDVAVGTLIAVISVRDRDSGGNGEVELSLNQEKTLPFILNKSSEGYFELLVSKPLDRELISKYDITLRVTDKGSPPLAENETITLDILDINDNAPKFPQSFYTIHVVENNLPGALLTSLSAFDPDLNENQYLVYFIMEKEIVNTSMSMLFSINPENGDLYALKTFDYERERDFLFHIEARDSGVPPLSSNVTVHIIILDQNDNTPLIVSPWRAQGSVVEEVIPRSTDKGHLVAKVIAIDADSEQNSRVTYQLLQITDSTLFSLDQYNGEIRTTRMFSYRDPRVQRLVIVAKDNGQPALSATVTIKISTVEHVFSFSETTEVPIEYDFTDLNLYLVIGLGAVSFLLLITILVIIVLKCQKPKPKAIKMPPANRNSVISRNSMISQRSSTIADSTLISSDAYWYSLFLAETRKGKVVVRQPIIPKGAGYFVSSIPRSIGPSETTDSRASTLEYSK from the exons ATGATGGCGCTCTTTGTTGCACCTTTACGGACACGGTTGATCGTGCCGGTTTTTACATTCATGGCAGTGTGGGGATGCGCGCTTTCCATCACTCGCTACTCTATTCCGGAGGAGATGGAAGAAGGTTCCTTTGTTGCCAATCTGGCCACCGATCTGGGTCTGGATGTTCGCAGTTTGGTGCAGCGCAGCGCGAAACTCGATGTCATTCACAGCAAAAATTACCTTGACATCAACAAAGAGACTGGGGAGCTGATAATCCGCGAGAAGATAGACAGGGAGAGCATATGCATGACTAAAACCACCTCGTGCTTTCTGAAAATGGATGTCATACTAGAAAACCCCATTcgtatttttaatattgaattagAAATCATGGACATCAATGACAACGCGCCGTTGTTTCGTAGGAAGACAATGCACTTGGACATTTCAGAGGCAACCCCTCCCGGTGAGAGGTTTTCATTGACGAACGCAGTGGATGCGGATGTGGGGGCGAATTCAATCAAAACGTACTATCTGAGTGAAAGCAAATACTTTAACATTGATATTCAAACTGGCAGCGATGGATCCAAATATGTCGATTTAGTGCTCAGTGGTAATTTGGACCGGGAGGAGCATTCAGTCCATAATTTGATTCTAACCGCTGTGGATGGAGGGGTTCCTCCCCGCTCAGGCACAGCCAGCATCGTTATTAATGTGCTGGATATCAATGACAACGCCCCCCTGTTCAGTCAGCCGGTTTATGCAGTGAACGTCTCAGAGAACTCGGCTGCAGGGACAGTGGTCATGACCTTAAACGCAACTGACTTAGATGAAGGCACAAACGCCCAGTTAGTGTATTCATACACTCTGTACACCTCAGAGAAGACTCAGGAGGTCTTCTCTCTTGATCCAAACTCAGGCGAGATCAAAGTGAAGGGGGTGATTGACTacgaagagagtcagagttttgAGATGCACATCCAGGCTCAAGACAGAGGGGCAAACCCACGGTCTGGCCAGTGTAAAGTCTTACTGAATGTCACAGACCTGAATGATAACTACCCAGAGGTGACCATCAAGTCTGTGAAAAGTTCCCTCACTGAGGATGTTGCTGTAGGAACGCTGATTGCGGTGATCAGTGTCAGGGATAGGGACTCTGGAGGAAATGGGGAAGTAGAGCTCTCTTTGAATCAAGAAAAAACTTTACCGTTCATTCTAAACAAATCATCAGAGGGTTACTTTGAGCTTCTGGTCTCAAAGCCACTGGACAGAGAGTTAATCAGCAAGTATGACATCACTCTGAGGGTGACAGACAAAGGCTCGCCCCCCTTAGCTGAAAATGAAACCATTACCTTAGATATCCTGGATATCAATGACAATGCACCCAAGTTCCCCCAGTCCTTCTACACCATCCATGTGGTTGAGAACAATCTACCTGGGGCGTTACTAACATCTCTCAGCGCGTTTGACCCAGATCTCAATGAAAACCAGTACTTGGTTTACTTCATCATGGAGAAGGAGATTGTTAACACGTCCATGTCAATGCTGTTCTCCATCAACCCTGAGAACGGAGACCTATATGCCCTGAAGACCTTCGactatgagagagagagggacttcctCTTCCACATTGAGGCAAGAGACTCTGGAGTTCCCCCACTGAGCAGCAATGTTACAGTGCACATCATCATTCTGGACCAAAACGACAACACACCCCTCATTGTGTCACCTTGGCGGGCCCAGGGTTCAGTCGTAGAGGAGGTGATACCCAGGTCGACGGATAAAGGGCACCTGGTTGCCAAAGTGATTGCAATTGATGCAGATTCTGAGCAGAACTCCAGAGTCACGTATCAGCTCCTACAGATCACCGATTCCACCCTCTTCAGCCTGGATCAGTACAACGGAGAAATCCGGACAACCAGGATGTTCAGCTACAGAGACCCAAGAGTACAGCGGCTGGTGATTGTAGCCAAAGACAACGGTCAACCTGCTCTGTCTGCCACAGTCACCATCAAGATATCAACAGTAGAACATGTCTTTTCCTTTTCAGAGACCACAGAGGTGCCCATAGAGTATGACTTCACAGACTTGAACCTGTACCTCGTGATCGGTTTAGGGGCTGTGTCGTTCCTGCTGCTGATAACCATCTTGGTAATTATCGTGCTCAAGTGTCAGAAACCAAAACCAAAGGCCATCAAGATGCCCCCAGCCAACAGGAACAGCGTGATCAGCAGGAACAGCATGATCAGCCAGAGGAGCTCCACCATCGCAGATTCCACCCTGATCTCCAGCGATGCCTACTGGTACAGTTTGTTCCTCGCAGAGACCAGGAAGGGTAAGGTGGTGGTGAGACAGCCCATCATCCCCAAAGGAGCTGGGTACTTTGTGTCCAGTATACCCAGGAGCATAGGGCCCAGTGAGACCACAGACTCCAGAGCATCCACACTGGAG TACTCAAAATGA
- the LOC117812256 gene encoding protocadherin alpha-C2-like isoform X1 has protein sequence MMALFVAPLRTRLIVPVFTFMAVWGCALSITRYSIPEEMEEGSFVANLATDLGLDVRSLVQRSAKLDVIHSKNYLDINKETGELIIREKIDRESICMTKTTSCFLKMDVILENPIRIFNIELEIMDINDNAPLFRRKTMHLDISEATPPGERFSLTNAVDADVGANSIKTYYLSESKYFNIDIQTGSDGSKYVDLVLSGNLDREEHSVHNLILTAVDGGVPPRSGTASIVINVLDINDNAPLFSQPVYAVNVSENSAAGTVVMTLNATDLDEGTNAQLVYSYTLYTSEKTQEVFSLDPNSGEIKVKGVIDYEESQSFEMHIQAQDRGANPRSGQCKVLLNVTDLNDNYPEVTIKSVKSSLTEDVAVGTLIAVISVRDRDSGGNGEVELSLNQEKTLPFILNKSSEGYFELLVSKPLDRELISKYDITLRVTDKGSPPLAENETITLDILDINDNAPKFPQSFYTIHVVENNLPGALLTSLSAFDPDLNENQYLVYFIMEKEIVNTSMSMLFSINPENGDLYALKTFDYERERDFLFHIEARDSGVPPLSSNVTVHIIILDQNDNTPLIVSPWRAQGSVVEEVIPRSTDKGHLVAKVIAIDADSEQNSRVTYQLLQITDSTLFSLDQYNGEIRTTRMFSYRDPRVQRLVIVAKDNGQPALSATVTIKISTVEHVFSFSETTEVPIEYDFTDLNLYLVIGLGAVSFLLLITILVIIVLKCQKPKPKAIKMPPANRNSVISRNSMISQRSSTIADSTLISSDAYWYSLFLAETRKGKVVVRQPIIPKGAGYFVSSIPRSIGPSETTDSRASTLEGPRRELP, from the exons ATGATGGCGCTCTTTGTTGCACCTTTACGGACACGGTTGATCGTGCCGGTTTTTACATTCATGGCAGTGTGGGGATGCGCGCTTTCCATCACTCGCTACTCTATTCCGGAGGAGATGGAAGAAGGTTCCTTTGTTGCCAATCTGGCCACCGATCTGGGTCTGGATGTTCGCAGTTTGGTGCAGCGCAGCGCGAAACTCGATGTCATTCACAGCAAAAATTACCTTGACATCAACAAAGAGACTGGGGAGCTGATAATCCGCGAGAAGATAGACAGGGAGAGCATATGCATGACTAAAACCACCTCGTGCTTTCTGAAAATGGATGTCATACTAGAAAACCCCATTcgtatttttaatattgaattagAAATCATGGACATCAATGACAACGCGCCGTTGTTTCGTAGGAAGACAATGCACTTGGACATTTCAGAGGCAACCCCTCCCGGTGAGAGGTTTTCATTGACGAACGCAGTGGATGCGGATGTGGGGGCGAATTCAATCAAAACGTACTATCTGAGTGAAAGCAAATACTTTAACATTGATATTCAAACTGGCAGCGATGGATCCAAATATGTCGATTTAGTGCTCAGTGGTAATTTGGACCGGGAGGAGCATTCAGTCCATAATTTGATTCTAACCGCTGTGGATGGAGGGGTTCCTCCCCGCTCAGGCACAGCCAGCATCGTTATTAATGTGCTGGATATCAATGACAACGCCCCCCTGTTCAGTCAGCCGGTTTATGCAGTGAACGTCTCAGAGAACTCGGCTGCAGGGACAGTGGTCATGACCTTAAACGCAACTGACTTAGATGAAGGCACAAACGCCCAGTTAGTGTATTCATACACTCTGTACACCTCAGAGAAGACTCAGGAGGTCTTCTCTCTTGATCCAAACTCAGGCGAGATCAAAGTGAAGGGGGTGATTGACTacgaagagagtcagagttttgAGATGCACATCCAGGCTCAAGACAGAGGGGCAAACCCACGGTCTGGCCAGTGTAAAGTCTTACTGAATGTCACAGACCTGAATGATAACTACCCAGAGGTGACCATCAAGTCTGTGAAAAGTTCCCTCACTGAGGATGTTGCTGTAGGAACGCTGATTGCGGTGATCAGTGTCAGGGATAGGGACTCTGGAGGAAATGGGGAAGTAGAGCTCTCTTTGAATCAAGAAAAAACTTTACCGTTCATTCTAAACAAATCATCAGAGGGTTACTTTGAGCTTCTGGTCTCAAAGCCACTGGACAGAGAGTTAATCAGCAAGTATGACATCACTCTGAGGGTGACAGACAAAGGCTCGCCCCCCTTAGCTGAAAATGAAACCATTACCTTAGATATCCTGGATATCAATGACAATGCACCCAAGTTCCCCCAGTCCTTCTACACCATCCATGTGGTTGAGAACAATCTACCTGGGGCGTTACTAACATCTCTCAGCGCGTTTGACCCAGATCTCAATGAAAACCAGTACTTGGTTTACTTCATCATGGAGAAGGAGATTGTTAACACGTCCATGTCAATGCTGTTCTCCATCAACCCTGAGAACGGAGACCTATATGCCCTGAAGACCTTCGactatgagagagagagggacttcctCTTCCACATTGAGGCAAGAGACTCTGGAGTTCCCCCACTGAGCAGCAATGTTACAGTGCACATCATCATTCTGGACCAAAACGACAACACACCCCTCATTGTGTCACCTTGGCGGGCCCAGGGTTCAGTCGTAGAGGAGGTGATACCCAGGTCGACGGATAAAGGGCACCTGGTTGCCAAAGTGATTGCAATTGATGCAGATTCTGAGCAGAACTCCAGAGTCACGTATCAGCTCCTACAGATCACCGATTCCACCCTCTTCAGCCTGGATCAGTACAACGGAGAAATCCGGACAACCAGGATGTTCAGCTACAGAGACCCAAGAGTACAGCGGCTGGTGATTGTAGCCAAAGACAACGGTCAACCTGCTCTGTCTGCCACAGTCACCATCAAGATATCAACAGTAGAACATGTCTTTTCCTTTTCAGAGACCACAGAGGTGCCCATAGAGTATGACTTCACAGACTTGAACCTGTACCTCGTGATCGGTTTAGGGGCTGTGTCGTTCCTGCTGCTGATAACCATCTTGGTAATTATCGTGCTCAAGTGTCAGAAACCAAAACCAAAGGCCATCAAGATGCCCCCAGCCAACAGGAACAGCGTGATCAGCAGGAACAGCATGATCAGCCAGAGGAGCTCCACCATCGCAGATTCCACCCTGATCTCCAGCGATGCCTACTGGTACAGTTTGTTCCTCGCAGAGACCAGGAAGGGTAAGGTGGTGGTGAGACAGCCCATCATCCCCAAAGGAGCTGGGTACTTTGTGTCCAGTATACCCAGGAGCATAGGGCCCAGTGAGACCACAGACTCCAGAGCATCCACACTGGAG GGACCCAGAAGAGAACTGCCATGA